The following proteins are encoded in a genomic region of Hydra vulgaris chromosome 05, alternate assembly HydraT2T_AEP:
- the LOC136080505 gene encoding uncharacterized protein LOC136080505 isoform X1 → MPTCAALGCLNYSRKPSPHLSYHRLPEEPVIAAAWKRAIGRADDPQNIFLCSNHFDDACFDHSNEIQKSIMGPNYFSGRQKLLPNSVPTIFSYEKKVEKPEKDYSLTKELIGTSGTSHYYDVTKNYKNEVNCEKYNMNKRDSRVIKIPDRKLNDSYQYSHQSSNISPSSPKSSHKDRSSLRHTVFDTNHYNFSSHSENEKYSKIKNESTLITQKINTSPTSFPDSRNLSHQKFYEENINYNLHFQDLRKKSISSRNTTRTEGSEINITKKGSVSEPILLQGNATEDSNSSTHSQQKPFYHSTKEKYDSQKNEDLVQQKMLLMQYKKNNAILAQNINTLYMLNQLNTATNIPVMGINPQLISPISPLTADSNQTVLPLASFGPSLNHVVSPSNVFTSDFKSQSNLFASLVSPCNQSQSSPPASEIYLRNLKQKTDRLSSPPQSFPPASEVYLKSLKLKTDQLSSLNHQPSCLPSGYDNSVINKIQFTDVEELIFLKNAVDTTLQKKFSGSENNLSALNGFDGQSATHSVKSLSKPPAPYSKPSAPSENKSSFSINLTKNSLVSSNEKPSKLSLSDYHSRRNQWNFNEPTKSSSMSHNNNRLVKSQSQSGITNNFNTDQTPPVKLALNEKLLTVNKTPELSNIDSSKETFCTISTDFSDEKKENTHIEDEYLEFMKSITGLDIIDNNKDDKDIHDKDTQSSPILNKIQSLQYLPENKSDTLLKNNNKVVEQFAFNSIRADTPSATVTLQQAKNSSKFKQSISETQLFNNNKLLSEKSENVLKIEPDVTNNVSPFVSTTKASETQVTTMDTSEAKKTNMQQKTKYTKSLVLAKSVETLSVPVNPKVEKTSQLGKNKDNIVKVIKQQKGAAKVEKKISNQVKGDKKMPFQQKADVKAEKGSQQHQQKGEDVVKLILQLQQQKDNAKVEKTKPPQQNPKIEKPPLNPKIEKTQQPLQQKDNSKIEKTKQLPQQKDFSKVEKIPQQHKQKADEKVEKELHHDKGYDIVKLILQLQQQKDDAKVENVTQSHLHKTDEKIDQALPDQQKADDKLENLSQKGDKVVKLVLQLHQKKDDAKETVNNEKSLFLKDKELNPLDILTLSKKKLLVTDQSSMLPAKKKVKTDIPSLTASKINKPVNLCSFLKTQVKEILKKKDMAKNFANESKSKCKEINDNIKENQVLKPITSHRKSEPNLVATENNITLEETLTEPNRNVKTSVNKIDTILELKTNQEILTTTIIEPSKNVRKSSKKVDKAAKINQQVLTTRTKESNKDDKKISIKVGTNFKENKDDLTNTAEYDKNDNKSHIDTTSKVNQKNLINNKSVKCKLPSEEESNHSDFCEKVPEKANLKLVIKTKGHVTELLCKPDVVAKQNSVTETSATSIDSEKMNKKESQKISNTEFDPEVEPLVLGKRRSKATLKKKAYYEYLRKREARHKAAKEAAEKQRRLADAEKQAKHLKKKEVLKHNQTLQAIKDNENLKSFVSCLKEGNNNDDAKVSFSHSSNDLFTLIQSSDSNQSVFQKGVTYQCKKCKDCFTTISSLTKHILVHEKLSNLEQIRNVNTPNDKKTFVCVLCSKSHDTHFVTIQDYCFHLMSQHSLSYEKASDTIIKNNLIPKHPKKFPKPKKKNLDIRPLSGSEVLSQNETNNKKPNGASKIIKAKEVVMRIKKLNLENQLKSVNNFKINNEQIPDVQVSLENENINSTKVSVFSLSDAVSNSKSSNNVTKKTESVYSVNTDYVKNDKQEINDLDLPLSELSLNKHDILDVSKEIPENVLESQTSKKVTNSKNCDPFDVNKVDTTEGFENKEEEKERIKSQFISAERTARTLVRNQRKNLSKTHKNVHSSSDSRKDYITIEQLDALKVKVRVKTTIANETVSINGSSEADNLVITNNKRSKKSKKRKLNHKKTSKKPSDQPVKKRKKYYVYEHELYNMQTEPNLINSFGIDSSNFSKTSDFKSNTDFTNLSGLFNESENEKILATYKNINYDSDYDYKNQAEDVFVSKDIFLTEDEITSSLLTLNDNSIDADTLERIHESYLRVVQYDVKQTLDDIITLITKQLEASIKPDKVCRSMTPCPYLDHEYFFQSKTDFQISTSKGVSENINILSNGMCDDADRNKTKDQEFQKNQCEKISLQFVESPSVFQIESILCPNIKISTDSHIDSSLCSYMEVSCIESSLESHDKSLSGSQIESTSIHIESDFNIKPLDFKTKIVEDKFSYVSSKFPISPIENNFKTGTVNSENSDVLTNDINSGKFNVSDVQYEIKSLLKELLDNILNPCSELSVISKNGICSNNTATDAIFDCSDKSTLHVQCCLEMGELSISAKCLNEFKNDSVAIGTEIQLNSGIFENSPFTKDDETIGISKKNFDLSDFQKEQRCPESSLKNLYNLNKPFSIDSKTLNNFDMMSPIHPTIHIDNNFGNQFHSSLVNEPLSKSIENENFFFNSSINIKQEILDDEDDDDGIDIHKFSMQNFSQTALTYFTNVEVKEEKTKLFSCPRKRLYSCDKYNSCSSKNIKSMDSYLQQDCFYNSKVFKKKNDALKHQYTRYKNCISACECQNMVKFTKLKDSRLLSSLEAQEVSFENSTRKKHTCKKCNAQFPSHKIFCRHQMFFHKNSLNDCKCLICGQSFLRRFYLHSHLKKHSEFRHRSSLTL, encoded by the exons gtggaGAAACCTGAAAAAGATTACAGCCTGACTAAGG AATTAATTGGTACATCAGGTACAAGTCATTATTATGATGTCACAAAGAACTACAAGAATGAAGTAAACTGTGAAAAATACAATATGAATAAAAGAGATAGTAGAGTTATAAAAATTCCTGATAGAAAATTAAATGATAGTTACCAATATAGTCATCAATCCTCTAATATAAGCCCTAGTTCACCCAAGAGTAGTCATAAAGATAGATCAAGTCTCAGACATACAGTGTTTGACAcaaatcattataatttttcatCTCATTCAGAAAATGAGAAATACTCAAAAATTAAGAATGAAAGTACATTAATAacgcaaaaaataaatacttcacCAACCTCTTTTCCAGACTCTAGAAATTTATCACATCAAAAGTTTtatgaagaaaatataaattataatctgCACTTTCAAGATTTGCGTAAAAAATCCATATCTTCAAGAAATACAACAAGAACAGAAGGAtcagaaataaatattactaaaaaaggTAGTGTTTCTGAGCCCATATTACTACAGGGAAATGCAACAGAGGATTCAAATAGCAGTACTCATAGTCAACAGAAACCTTTTTATCATTcaactaaagaaaaatatgaTTCACAAAAAAATGAGGATTTAGTTCAACAAAAAATGTTACTCATgcagtataaaaaaaacaatgcaattcTTGCTCAAAACATCAACACTCTTTATATGCTTAACCAATTAAATACTGCAACAAATATACCTGTAATGGGAATAAATCCTCAGTTAATTTCACCAATAAGTCCACTCACAGCAGATTCTAACCAAACTGTTTTACCTCTTGCCTCATTTGGACCAAGCTTAAACCATGTTGTTTCACCCAGTAATGTATTTACTTCTGACTTTAAAAGTCAATCTAATTTATTTGCTTCATTGGTTTCTCCATGTAATCAATCTCAATCCTCACCACCTGCATCAGAAATATACCtcagaaatttaaaacaaaaaacagataGATTAAGTTCTCCACCTCAATCTTTTCCACCTGCTTCAGAGGTTTAtctgaaaagtttaaaattaaaaacagatcAATTAAGTTCTCTAAATCATCAGCCATCTTGCTTGCCATCTGGATATGACAACAGCgtgattaataaaattcaattcaCAGATGTAGAAGAgttaattttcttaaagaatGCTGTGGATACTACTCTGCAGAAAAAGTTTTCGGGTTCAGAAAATAATCTTTCTGCATTAAATGGCTTTGATGGACAATCTGCAACACATTCAGTAAAATCTTTGTCCAAGCCTCCAGCTCCTTATTCAAAACCATCTGCTCCATCAGAGAATAAATCTAGTTTTTCGATAAACCTCACAAAAAATTCGTTAGTTTCATCGAATGAAAAACCAAGTAAACTTTCACTTTCAGATTATCATAGCCGGCGCAATCAATGGAATTTCAATGAGCCTACAAAGTCATCATCAATGTCACATAATAATAATCGACTTGTTAAAAGTCAATCACAATCTGGcattacaaacaattttaacacGGATCAAACACCCCCTGTAAAATTagctttaaatgaaaaactcttAACAGTTAATAAAACGCCTGAACTGTCTAATATTGATTCATCTAAAGAGACATTTTGTACCATTAGCACTGATTTTTctgatgaaaaaaaagaaaacacacaTATTGAAGATGAATATCTGGAATTTATGAAAAGCATAACTGGCCTTGacataatagataataataaagatgacAAAGACATTCATGACAAAGACACTCAGTCATCTCccattttaaataagatacaATCTCTTCAATATTTGCCTGAAAATAAATCTGatacattgttaaaaaataataataaggttGTTGAACAGTTTGCATTTAACAGTATTAGAGCAGATACACCATCAGCTACAGTTACATTGCAACAAGCCAAAAATTCTAGTAAATTCAAGCAATCTATATCAGAAAcgcaactttttaataataataaattactatCAGAAAAgagtgaaaatgttttaaaaattgaaccTGATGTTACAAATAATGTGTCACCATTTGTATCAACAACAAAAGCTAGCGAAACACAAGTTACAACAATGGATACATcagaagcaaaaaaaacaaatatgcagcaaaaaacaaaatacacgaAATCTCTTGTCCTAGCGAAATCAGTTGAAACATTGTCAGTTCCTGTTAATCCCAAAGTAGAAAAAACATCACAGTTgggtaaaaataaagataatatagtGAAAgtaataaagcaacaaaaagGTGCTGCGaaggtagaaaaaaaaatttctaatcaaGTAAAAGGAGATAAAAAAATGCCCTTTCAACAGAAAGCAGATGTAAAAGCCGAAAAGGGCTCTCAACAGCACCAACAAAAAGGTGAAGATGTAGTAAAATTAATCTTACAGCTACAACAGCAAAAGGATAATGCAAAAGTAGAGAAAACAAAACCACCCCAACAGAATCCAAAAATAGAGAAACCCCCACTTAATCCAAAAATAGAGAAGACACAGCAACCACTCCAGCagaaagataattcaaaaatagagaaaacaaaacaactacCCCAACagaaagatttttcaaaagtagagAAAATACCTCAGCAACACAAACAGAAAGCAGATGAAAAAGTAGAAAAGGAACTCCACCATGATAAAGGTTATGATATAGTAAAGTTAATTTTACAGCTCCAGCAACAGAAAGATGATGCAAAAGTAGAGAATGTAACACAGTCCCACCTGCATAAAACTGATGAAAAAATTGATCAAGCATTACCTGATCAACAAAAAGCTGATGATAAATTAGAAAACCTGAGTCAGAAAGGCGATAAAGTAGTCAAGTTAGTCTTGCAGTTGCACCAAAAAAAAGATGATGCTAAAGAAactgtaaataatgaaaaaagcttatttttaaaagacaaaGAATTGAATCCACTAGATATACTAACTTTAagcaaaaagaaattattagtaACTGACCAATCTTCCATGCTTCCAgctaaaaagaaagttaaaacaGATATTCCTTCACTTACAGCTAGTAAAATTAATAAGCCTGTTAATCtatgttcatttttaaaaactcaagttaaagaaatattaaagaaaaaagatatggcaaaaaattttgctaatgaAAGCAAAAGCAAATGCAAAGAAATCAATGATAATATCAAAGAAAATCAAGTCTTGAAGCCAATAACATCACATAGGAAAAGCGAACCAAATTTAGTTGCCACTGAGAATAATATAACTCTTGAAGAAACCTTAACAGAACCAAATAGAAATGTCAAAACCAGTGTGAATAAAATTGATacaattttagaattaaaaacaaatcaagaaATCTTAACAACTACCATCATAGAACCTAGTAAAAATGTcagaaaaagttcaaaaaaagttgataaagcGGCTAAAATAAACCAACAAGTTTTAACAACTAGAACAAAAGAATCCAATAAAGATGATaagaaaatttcaattaaagttggtacaaactttaaagaaaataaagatgatttaaCAAACACAGCAGaatatgataaaaatgataacaaaagtCATATTGACACAACTTCtaaagttaatcaaaaaaacttaataaataacaaatctGTTAAATGTAAATTGCCTTCTGAAGAAGAAAGTAATCATTCTGATTTCTGTGAAAAGGTCccagaaaaagcaaatttaaaacttgtaatCAAGACCAAAGGTCATGTCACGGAGCTATTGTGTAAGCCAGATGTTGTTGCCAAACAAAATTCTGTTACAGAAACATCAGCAACGTCTATTGATTCAGAAAAAATGAATAAGAAAGAATCTCAAAAGATTAGTAATACAGAGTTTGATCCAGAAGTTGAACCTCTTGTATTAGGAAAACGAAGGTCAAAAGCAACTCTTAAAAAGAAAGCTTACTATGAATACCTTAGAAAAAGAGAGGCAAGGCATAAAGCTGCAAAAGAAGCTGCAGAAAAGCAGAGGAGATTAGCAGACGCAGAAAAGCAAGccaagcatttaaaaaaaaaagaggttttaaAGCATAATCAAACATTACAGGCAATTAAGgataatgaaaatctaaaatcatTTGTTTCGTGTTTAAAAGAAggtaataataatgatgatgctAAAGTTTCATTTAGCCATTCTtctaatgatttatttactctTATCCAATCTTCTGATTCAAATCAATCTGTTTTCCAAAAAGGCGTAACTTATCAATGTAAAAAATGCAAGGATTGTTTTACAACCATTAGTTCACTCACTAAACATATACTTGTTCATGAAAAATTATCGAATCTTGAGCAAATTAGAAATGTCAACACACCAAATGACAAAAAGACATTTGTTTGTGTACTGTGTTCTAAATCACATGATACACATTTTGTTACTATTCAAgattattgttttcatttaatGAGTCAACACAGCTTAAGTTATGAAAAAGCTTCTGATACTATTATAAAGAATAATCTAATACCTAAACAtccaaaaaaatttcctaaacctaagaagaaaaatttagaTATAAGGCCTTTGTCAGGATCTGAAGTTCTTTCTCAAAATGAAACGAATAACAAAAAGCCAAATGGAGcttcaaaaattatcaaagcAAAAGAAGTTGTTatgagaattaaaaaattaaatctggaaaatcaattgaaatctgtaaataattttaaaattaacaatgaGCAAATTCCTGATGTTCAAGTATCACtcgaaaatgaaaatataaactcTACTAAAGTTTCTGTTTTCTCTCTTTCTGATGCAGTTTCAAACAGTAAATCTAGCAATAACGTAACCAAAAAAACTGAATCAGTTTATAGTGTAAACACAGATTATGTAAAGAATGACAAACAAGAAATTAATGATCTTGATTTACCATTAAGTGAGTTGTCATTGAATAAACATGATATTTTGGATGTTAGCAAAGAAATTCCAGAAAATGTTTTAGAGTCTCAAACATCAAAGAAAGttacaaattctaaaaattgtGATCCATTTGATGTTAACAAAGTTGATACAACTGAAGGGTTTGAAAATAAAGAGGAAGAAAAAGAACGAATTAAGTCCCAATTTATTAGTGCTGAAAGAACAGCCAGAACGTTAGTAAGAAATCAACGTAAAAATTTATCTAAGACACACAAAAATGTCCATAGCTCATCAGATTCCAGGAAAGATTATATTACCATTGAACAGTTGGATGCATTGAAGGTAAAAGTACGGGTTAAAACAACTATCGCAAATGAAACAGTCAGTATAAATGGTAGCTCTGAAGCAGACAATTTAGTCATAACTAACAATAAACGGTCTAAGAAATCAAAGAAGCGCAagttaaatcataaaaaaacatctaaaaaaccAAGTGACCAACCTgtgaaaaaaaggaaaaaatattatgtGTATGAACATGAATTGTACAACATGCAAACAGAgccaaatttaataaattcatttggCATTGATAGCagtaatttttctaaaacttcagACTTCAAGTCTAATACTGATTTTACTAACTTATCAGGGCTGTTTAATGAAAGTgagaatgaaaaaattttagctacttacaaaaatattaactatgATTCAGATTATGACTATAAAAACCAAGCTGAAGATGTTTTTGTGAGcaaggatatttttttaactgaagatGAAATTACATCAAGCTTGCTTACTCTTAATGACAACTCTATTGACGCTGATACATTAGAGAGAATACATGAAAGTTATCTTCGAGTTGTTCAGTATGATGTCAAGCAAACCCTTGATGATATTATTACACTTATAACAAAACAACTTGAGGCAAGCATCAAGCCAGATAAAGTCTGTCGCAGTATGACTCCCTGCCCTTATCTGGATCATGAATACTTTTTTCAATCTAAAACTGATTTTCAAATAAGTACTTCTAAAGGAGTATCTG AAAATATCAACATTCTTTCAAATGGCATGTGTGATGATGCTGAtcgaaacaaaacaaaagaccaagaatttcaaaaaaatcaatgtgaAAAGATTAGTTTACAGTTTGTTGAATCTCCATcagtttttcaaatagaatcTATATTGTGTCCTAACATAAAAATTTCGACAGATTCTCACATTGATTCTTCACTGTGCTCTTACATGGAAGTTTCTTGCATTGAATCTTCATTAGAATCTCATGATAAATCTCTATCAGGTTCCCAAATTGAATCTACATCAATTCACATTGAATcagattttaatattaaaccattagattttaaaacaaaaatagttgaAGATAAATTTTCATATGTAAGCTCTAAATTCCCAATTAGCCCAATTGAGAACAATTTTAAAACGGGTACTGTTAATAGTGAAAATAGTGACGTTTTAACCAATGATATTAATTCTGGTAAATTTAATGTTTCTGATGTTCAATATGAAATTAAATCATTACTGAAAGAGCTACTTGACAACATATTGAATCCATGTAGTGAACTTTCTGTGATTTCAaag aatggaATTTGTTCAAACAATACCGCAACAGATGCAATATTTGATTGTTCTGACAAATCAACTTTGCATGTTCAATGTTGCCTAGAAATGGGAGAGCTCTCGATTTCAGCCAAATGTttgaatgaatttaaaaatgattctgTTGCTATAGGAAcagaaatacaattaaatagtGGCATCTTTGAAAATTCCCCATTCACTAAAGATGATGAAACAATAGGCATttctaaaaagaattttgatcTATCAGATTTTCAGAAGGAGCAAAGATGCCCCGAATCTAGTTTAAAgaatttgtataatttaaataagccGTTTAGTATTGACTcaaaaactttgaataactTTGATATGATGTCTCCCATCCATCCAACTAttcatattgataataattttggCAATCAATTTCATTCGTCATTAGTAAACGAACCTTTAAGCAAATCGATTGAAAacgaaaatttcttttttaattctagtaTAAATATCAAGCAAGAGATTTTAGATGATGAGGATGATGATGATGGGATTGATATCCATAAATTTAGTATGCAAAATTTCTCACAAACAGCGTTGACTTACTTTACTAACGTAGAAGTTAAAGAGGAGAAAACAAAGCTTTTTTCATGCCCTAGAAAAAGACTTTATTCATGCGATAAGTATAACTCGTGctctagtaaaaatattaaaagtatggATTCATATTTGCAACAAGACTGTTTCTATAATagcaaagttttcaaaaaaaaaaatgatgctcTAAAACATCAATATACTCGTTATAAAAACTGTATTTCGGCATGCGAGTGTCAAAACATGGtcaaatttactaaattaaaagattctCGACTTTTGTCTTCCTTAGAGGCTCAAGAAGTATCATTTGAAAACAGTACTCGAAAGAAGCATACTTGTAAAAAATGCAATGCACAGTTTCCTTCTCATAAAATTTTCTGTCGACATCAAATGTTCtttcataaaaatagtttaaatgacTGTAAATGCTTGATATGTGGTCAGTCGTTTCTTAGACGATTTTATTTACATTCGCACTTAAAGAAGCATAGCGAATTTCGACATAGATCTAGTTTAACTCTGTAg